The genomic stretch TCAACGGCGGCGTCGACAAGCTGCTGGCCACCAAGGGCACCCGCACGGTCGACTGGTTCCACCGCGAGCTCGGCCGGATCGTGTGGGACCACTGCGGCATGGCCCGGACCCGGGAGGGCCTCGAGAAGGCCATCTCCGAGATCCCGGCGCTCAAGGCCGAGTTCGACTCCGACGTCTGCGTCCTCGGCGGCTCCGAGACCCTCAACCAGACCCTCGAGAAGGCCGGGCGGGTCGCCGACTTCTTCGAGCTGGCAGAGCTGATGTGCCGCGACGCCCTCATGCGCGAGGAGTCGTGCGGCGGCCACTTCCGCCTCGAGTCGCAGACCGACGACGGCGAGGCGCTGCGCGACGACGAGAACTTCTCCTTCGTCGGCGCCTGGGAGCACACCGGCCCGGGTCAAGATCCCGTCCTCCACAAGGAGGACCTGCAGTTCGAGCACGTGGCGCTGGCCCAGAGGAGCTACAAGTGACCGAGGCGATGCACCTGACCCTGCGCGTCTGGCGCCAGGCAGGCCCGGCCGAGCCGGGGAAGATGGAGACCTACGAGGTCAACGACATCAACCCCGAGATGTCGTTCCTCGAGATGATCGACGTCCTCAACGACCGCCTCGTCCTCGAGGGCGTGGAGCCCATCGCCTTCGAGCACGACTGCCGCGAGGGCATCTGCGGCTCCTGCGCCATGATGATCAACGGCCAGGCCCACGGCCCCCAGAAGGGCACCGCCACCTGCCAGCTGCACATGCGCACGTTCCGCGCCGGCGACGTCATCGACGTCGAGCCGTGGCGGGCCACCGCCTTCCCGGTGGTGCGCGACCTCGTGGTCAACCGCGACGCCCTCGACGACATCGTCGCCGCCGGCGGCTACATCACCGTCCCCACCGGCTCGGCGCCCGACGCCAACCTCATCCCGGTGCCCAAGGTCGCCTCCGACGCCGCCATGGACGCCGCAGCGTGCATCCAGTGCGGCGCCTGCGTCGCGGCCTGCCCCAACAGCGCCGCCCACCTCTTCACCGCCGCCAAGGTCGCCCACCTGAACCTGCTGCCCCAGGGGCAGCCCGAGCGCTGGACGCGGGTGGAGCACATGGTCGACCGCATGGAGCAGTACTTCGGCTCGTGCACCATGCACGGCGAGTGCTACGAGGCGTGCCCCAAGGAGATCAGCCTCGACTTCATCGCCATGATGAACAGGGACTACCTCCGGGCCAAGGTGAAGAACCGCCGCCTCGCCGGCCAGCGCTAGCGCTCTCGAGAGCACCGGGGTCGGGAACCCAGCACCCAAAAGGGAGCACTCTGGGTACCCGATACCAAACCGCCGTAAACATCTGGCAGGATTGTTCTCGCGTGACGGCGAAGTAGGTGGCACCACGCCACGTGCCGAACACCACACCCGACGAGCGCACACCAGACGACACGGCGGAGTTCTTCATGCCTCGTAGCCCCTTCACTGCACCCTTCGACGCGCCTCGGGCCAACCGGGACGAGCTCGCCTCCCTGGTCGGGACGTGGGCTCTGACCGCCCGCCGGCGGGCGCGCATCGCCGCAGCATCGGTCCAGCTGCCCTCCCTGCTCCCCCTCGCCGCCATCAGCCCCGTCGGCCCCCCCGAGGCCGCCCCCTCCGTCCTGCTGCCGCTGTGGGCCGACCACCACCCCATCAGCGCCGCCGCCCACCGCCTCGGTGCGGTCGAGGCGGCCGTCGCCCGATCCTGGCGC from Acidimicrobiales bacterium encodes the following:
- a CDS encoding succinate dehydrogenase/fumarate reductase iron-sulfur subunit, with product MTEAMHLTLRVWRQAGPAEPGKMETYEVNDINPEMSFLEMIDVLNDRLVLEGVEPIAFEHDCREGICGSCAMMINGQAHGPQKGTATCQLHMRTFRAGDVIDVEPWRATAFPVVRDLVVNRDALDDIVAAGGYITVPTGSAPDANLIPVPKVASDAAMDAAACIQCGACVAACPNSAAHLFTAAKVAHLNLLPQGQPERWTRVEHMVDRMEQYFGSCTMHGECYEACPKEISLDFIAMMNRDYLRAKVKNRRLAGQR